One genomic segment of Clostridium saccharoperbutylacetonicum N1-4(HMT) includes these proteins:
- a CDS encoding endonuclease MutS2, protein MNNKTLEKLHFDKLKEIVKAYCISSLGKELIDKLTPSTDLKQVNRRLEETSEGRRLLDASYHIPLEGVANINPLLDKIDKGAVLEPTELLVIGDFLRGSRKIKSFIKNKEGYAKTLAAYGESITELEFIEEEINKSINGSRVDAGASKELKKIRNHIDICEGKIKEKLNKFIKNPSNKEFIQEYFISQRNGRFTVPIKAGYKNIVQGTIVEASAKGNTVFVEPYAIEKYSSELNILKAEESIEEYKILATITDMIYGNIRELKINIEVISEFDMIMAKAKYSREIGGIKPKLNEIGYINIKDGVYPLINNPVPLNFKIGDEYRSLIITGPNAGGKTVVLKTIGLLILAVQSGLHIRCNVESEISIFKKILIDIGDEQSLENALSTFSSHVKNLSEILRESNKSTLLLLDEIGSGTEPNEGAALAIAILEEFYQMGCITIASTHYGEIKNFSQKHPHFQNAAMEFKLDTLEPLYKLHIGQSGDSNALYIARKMGISEKIIEKTKGYIENKNYNYDTLNESKVNKTKKEINTDSFYQYERGDKIRLLDKNLIGIVYEEMDKDNNLIVMIDKNKEFIKVNYKRIKLEMKAEELYPEGYDLNQLFVEYRERKLEHDINRGSKKVIKRLLKEGRKIKN, encoded by the coding sequence ATGAATAATAAAACTTTAGAAAAATTACATTTTGATAAATTAAAAGAAATTGTTAAAGCTTATTGTATAAGCAGTTTAGGTAAAGAACTTATAGATAAATTAACACCTAGTACGGATTTAAAGCAGGTAAATAGAAGACTTGAAGAGACTTCAGAAGGAAGAAGGCTTTTAGATGCATCTTATCATATACCACTTGAAGGTGTAGCAAATATTAATCCATTATTAGATAAGATAGATAAAGGCGCAGTGCTAGAGCCTACAGAATTATTAGTTATTGGAGATTTTTTAAGGGGAAGCCGAAAAATAAAATCATTTATAAAAAATAAAGAGGGATATGCTAAAACCTTAGCAGCTTATGGAGAGAGTATTACTGAATTAGAATTTATAGAGGAGGAAATTAATAAATCAATAAATGGAAGCAGAGTTGATGCAGGAGCAAGTAAGGAATTAAAGAAAATAAGAAACCACATTGATATTTGTGAAGGGAAAATAAAAGAAAAACTTAATAAATTTATAAAAAATCCTAGTAACAAAGAGTTTATTCAAGAGTATTTTATAAGTCAAAGAAATGGTAGATTTACAGTACCAATAAAAGCGGGATATAAAAATATTGTACAGGGGACCATTGTTGAAGCATCTGCTAAAGGAAATACAGTATTTGTTGAACCATATGCCATAGAGAAATATTCTTCAGAATTGAATATTTTAAAGGCAGAGGAAAGTATTGAAGAATATAAAATATTAGCAACAATAACAGATATGATTTATGGAAATATTCGAGAATTAAAAATCAATATTGAGGTGATTTCAGAATTTGATATGATAATGGCAAAAGCAAAATATAGTAGAGAAATAGGTGGAATAAAACCAAAGTTAAATGAAATTGGGTATATTAATATAAAAGATGGCGTTTATCCATTAATAAATAATCCAGTACCACTTAATTTTAAAATTGGAGATGAATATAGGAGTTTAATTATTACAGGTCCTAATGCAGGTGGCAAAACTGTTGTTTTAAAAACAATTGGTCTTTTGATTTTGGCTGTACAGAGTGGGCTTCATATTAGGTGTAATGTGGAAAGTGAAATATCTATCTTTAAGAAAATATTAATAGATATAGGGGATGAACAAAGCTTGGAGAATGCTTTAAGTACATTTTCCTCTCATGTAAAAAACTTAAGTGAAATATTAAGGGAGAGTAATAAGAGTACGTTATTATTATTAGATGAGATAGGAAGTGGAACAGAGCCAAATGAGGGGGCAGCACTTGCTATAGCAATTTTAGAGGAGTTTTATCAGATGGGATGTATAACTATTGCTTCAACACATTATGGAGAGATAAAAAACTTTTCGCAAAAGCATCCACATTTCCAAAATGCTGCAATGGAATTTAAATTAGACACATTAGAACCTTTATATAAGCTTCACATAGGTCAATCTGGAGATAGTAATGCTTTATATATTGCAAGGAAAATGGGAATTAGTGAAAAAATAATAGAAAAAACTAAAGGATATATTGAAAATAAAAATTATAACTATGATACGTTGAATGAGAGTAAAGTAAATAAAACTAAGAAGGAAATAAATACAGACTCATTCTATCAATATGAACGTGGGGATAAGATACGTTTATTAGATAAAAATTTAATTGGTATTGTATATGAAGAAATGGATAAAGACAATAATCTTATAGTAATGATTGATAAAAATAAAGAATTTATCAAAGTCAACTATAAAAGGATAAAGCTTGAGATGAAAGCTGAAGAACTTTATCCAGAAGGCTATGATTTAAACCAATTGTTTGTTGAATACAGAGAAAGGAAATTAGAACATGATATTAATAGAGGATCTAAAAAGGTAATAAAACGATTGTTAAAAGAAGGAAGAAAAATTAAAAATTAA
- a CDS encoding PhzF family isomerase: MIRKYNLYQIDSFTKEKFTGNPAGVITNADGLSEFEMQKIARELNNSETAFIFSSDSNEYEVHLRYFTPMKEVPICGHATIAAHYARAIEKRLDTSRIYHKTGAGILPVDIIRENEDYKIVMTQGEIEFGNVIEGRNKEELLAALNIKPSDLLENYKIQIVSTGHSKVMVGIKSIETLNALQPNYDALSKLSETIKCNGYYVFTVTEDSDILVNGRMFAPAIGINEDPVTGNANGPLGAYLVHYNLVEHDGSILKFKAKQGEAIKRQGIIEVEVKIENNEPAEVKISGEAVIIFKSELVLND, encoded by the coding sequence ATGATAAGAAAATATAATTTATATCAAATTGATTCATTTACAAAAGAAAAGTTTACTGGAAATCCAGCAGGTGTTATAACAAATGCAGATGGTTTAAGTGAATTTGAAATGCAGAAAATTGCTAGAGAACTTAATAACTCTGAAACAGCTTTTATATTTTCTTCAGATAGTAATGAATATGAAGTTCATTTACGTTATTTTACGCCTATGAAGGAAGTTCCTATATGTGGACATGCGACTATTGCAGCTCATTATGCACGTGCAATTGAAAAAAGATTAGATACTTCACGGATATATCATAAGACAGGAGCAGGAATTTTGCCTGTAGATATAATAAGAGAAAATGAAGATTATAAAATTGTTATGACACAAGGGGAGATTGAGTTTGGTAATGTAATTGAAGGTAGGAATAAAGAAGAACTTTTAGCAGCGCTGAATATTAAACCTAGTGATTTATTGGAAAATTATAAAATTCAAATTGTATCAACAGGTCACTCTAAGGTTATGGTTGGAATAAAAAGCATTGAAACTTTAAATGCTTTGCAGCCTAATTATGATGCACTTTCTAAGCTTAGTGAAACTATTAAATGTAATGGATATTACGTTTTTACAGTGACAGAGGATAGTGATATTTTAGTAAATGGTAGAATGTTTGCGCCTGCAATAGGGATTAATGAAGATCCTGTTACAGGTAACGCTAATGGACCTTTGGGAGCATATCTTGTTCATTATAATCTCGTTGAACACGATGGTTCTATATTAAAATTTAAGGCTAAGCAGGGTGAAGCTATTAAGAGACAAGGAATTATTGAAGTTGAGGTGAAAATAGAAAATAATGAGCCTGCTGAGGTTAAGATTTCAGGAGAGGCTGTAATAATATTTAAATCAGAATTAGTATTAAATGATTGA
- a CDS encoding winged helix-turn-helix transcriptional regulator, whose translation MNKELFPNQEKRQKDFNCSIGFAMTVIGSKWRAIILWHILKTSCVRYGQLKKSIPNISHKILAQELKNLEADGLINRIAYATIPPKVEYTPSDRGKSLENILNELCIWGKKYMY comes from the coding sequence ATGAATAAAGAACTATTTCCAAATCAAGAAAAAAGACAGAAGGATTTTAATTGTTCAATAGGTTTTGCTATGACTGTGATTGGAAGTAAGTGGAGAGCCATAATCTTATGGCATATTCTAAAAACAAGTTGTGTAAGATATGGTCAATTAAAAAAATCTATCCCTAACATAAGCCATAAAATCCTCGCTCAAGAATTAAAAAATCTTGAAGCTGATGGTCTTATTAATAGGATTGCTTATGCCACAATACCACCCAAAGTAGAATATACCCCTTCAGATAGAGGAAAATCTTTAGAAAATATCTTAAATGAATTATGTATTTGGGGTAAAAAATATATGTATTAA
- a CDS encoding lipocalin-like domain-containing protein, giving the protein MKIRKLTSYLLAGMIATTIISPKMAFAEETTQNVQASANIENKVTIAAKERVSVHDPSIVKDGNEYYVFGSHIEAAKSKDLQNWTKFTNSYTTPNNTLFGDLSKNLAGSFAWAGENDSDSYGGYSVWAPCVFWNNDYINADGTKGAYMMYYCTSSTYKRSDIGYAVAKNIEGPYTYIDTIIYSGFTKGDAYDSKSTKNTNYINTNIKKLIDNGTLSGVNSNWFANDGAYNTSYAPNAIDPELFYDKDGTLWMNYGSWSGGIYMLQINKETGKAIYPGQDKNADSVNPTDRYFGTRIAGGYTKSGEGSEIVYDKENGYYYLYMSYGGLAANGGYNIRLFRAKNSNGPYLDEAGNNAALLGNVDNTYCGIKLIGNYKFDCLDVGYKSAGHNSSFIDSDGQMYLIYHTRFNNGTEEHQVRVHQMFINEEGWPVVAPYEYNGDKIYTSGYSKDDIVGYYQFINHGSENSSKMLNTVTAKLNSDNTITGDITGTWSVKNGSYYMDATIAGVTYKGVFFKQQDESKYENKVMTFTAVGSNNQCIWGSKIKLNDKQAVEFAAKALESSIPNTTKTNITLPKTGALDTTISWSSSNKNSIDVDGKIKRTGNDESTILTAKITKGQAVYTKTFSVTVKGKLANISETPIYKFDFEKLNSLSEVSNSGSKNGNAILKGSASIVKDQNRGKVLNITNNKGAIKANYLALPTDTFSKITDRGYTVGMWVNVNTSDSNYWEHSALFEANGGGQGKYPVTRISANLYGRINANGSYTDATEISEGLKVNTWEYVTYTVNSKGIHVYVNGNEVGSAQKDLAACFKDDFLSNMKDVRVGSGDIWSDTDIAAAKFDNIAIYNTSLTDEEVEALYNQEASETVGK; this is encoded by the coding sequence ATGAAAATAAGAAAATTAACATCGTATTTATTAGCAGGAATGATAGCTACAACAATAATTAGTCCTAAAATGGCATTTGCAGAAGAGACAACTCAAAATGTACAAGCATCTGCCAATATTGAAAATAAAGTAACAATAGCAGCAAAGGAAAGAGTATCTGTCCATGATCCATCTATAGTGAAGGATGGGAATGAATATTATGTATTTGGATCTCATATAGAAGCTGCAAAATCTAAAGATCTGCAGAATTGGACTAAGTTTACCAATAGTTATACTACTCCTAATAATACTCTTTTTGGAGATTTGTCTAAAAACCTAGCAGGGTCTTTTGCATGGGCAGGTGAAAACGATTCTGATAGTTATGGTGGATATTCTGTATGGGCACCTTGTGTTTTTTGGAATAATGATTATATAAATGCAGATGGAACAAAAGGAGCATATATGATGTATTATTGTACATCTTCAACCTATAAACGTTCTGATATAGGGTATGCTGTAGCTAAAAATATTGAGGGACCATATACTTATATAGATACTATTATATATTCAGGGTTTACTAAGGGCGATGCCTATGATAGTAAAAGTACTAAAAATACAAATTATATAAATACAAATATTAAAAAACTTATTGATAATGGTACATTATCAGGAGTAAATTCAAATTGGTTTGCAAATGATGGTGCTTATAATACAAGTTATGCTCCAAATGCTATTGATCCAGAATTGTTTTATGATAAGGATGGAACACTATGGATGAATTATGGTTCATGGTCCGGCGGTATATATATGTTACAAATAAATAAAGAAACAGGTAAAGCAATATATCCAGGTCAAGATAAGAATGCAGATTCTGTTAATCCTACTGATAGATATTTTGGAACTAGAATAGCTGGAGGATATACTAAGTCTGGTGAAGGTTCAGAAATTGTTTATGATAAAGAAAATGGTTATTATTATCTTTACATGTCTTATGGTGGTTTAGCTGCAAATGGTGGATATAATATTAGATTGTTCAGAGCTAAAAATTCAAATGGACCATATTTAGATGAAGCAGGGAATAATGCAGCTCTATTAGGAAATGTTGATAATACCTATTGTGGAATTAAGCTTATTGGTAACTACAAATTTGATTGTTTAGATGTAGGATATAAGTCAGCAGGTCATAATTCATCCTTTATAGATTCAGATGGTCAAATGTACCTAATTTATCACACAAGATTTAATAATGGAACAGAAGAACATCAAGTAAGAGTTCATCAAATGTTTATTAATGAAGAAGGATGGCCTGTAGTTGCACCTTATGAATATAATGGAGACAAGATATATACAAGTGGTTATTCAAAAGATGATATAGTTGGTTATTATCAATTTATCAATCATGGCAGTGAGAATAGTTCGAAAATGTTGAATACAGTAACTGCAAAATTGAATTCTGATAACACAATAACTGGTGATATAACGGGTACTTGGAGTGTGAAAAATGGTTCATATTATATGGATGCAACAATAGCTGGAGTGACTTATAAGGGGGTGTTCTTTAAACAACAAGATGAATCTAAATATGAAAATAAAGTAATGACTTTTACTGCTGTTGGCAGCAATAATCAATGTATTTGGGGCAGCAAGATTAAATTAAATGATAAGCAAGCAGTAGAATTTGCAGCAAAAGCTTTAGAAAGTTCAATTCCTAATACTACAAAAACAAATATAACATTACCAAAAACAGGAGCACTTGATACAACAATTTCTTGGTCTTCAAGTAATAAAAATTCCATAGATGTTGATGGAAAAATTAAGCGTACAGGTAATGATGAAAGTACAATATTAACAGCAAAAATAACTAAAGGACAAGCGGTTTATACTAAAACATTTTCTGTTACTGTTAAAGGTAAATTAGCTAATATAAGTGAAACACCAATTTATAAATTTGATTTTGAAAAATTAAATAGTTTAAGTGAGGTTTCGAATAGTGGAAGTAAGAATGGAAATGCAATATTAAAAGGTTCAGCCTCTATTGTTAAAGATCAAAATAGAGGGAAAGTTCTTAACATTACAAATAATAAAGGTGCCATTAAAGCTAATTATTTAGCTTTACCAACTGATACCTTCAGCAAAATTACAGATAGAGGTTATACAGTAGGTATGTGGGTAAATGTTAATACTAGTGATAGCAATTATTGGGAGCATAGCGCATTGTTTGAAGCAAACGGAGGTGGACAAGGCAAATATCCTGTTACAAGAATAAGTGCAAATCTTTATGGAAGGATTAATGCTAATGGATCCTATACAGATGCAACAGAAATTTCAGAAGGATTAAAGGTCAATACTTGGGAATATGTAACTTATACAGTAAATTCTAAAGGAATTCATGTGTATGTAAATGGAAATGAAGTTGGAAGTGCCCAAAAAGATTTAGCTGCATGTTTTAAAGATGATTTCCTTTCAAATATGAAGGACGTTAGAGTTGGAAGTGGAGATATTTGGTCAGATACAGATATAGCAGCTGCAAAGTTTGATAATATAGCTATTTATAATACTTCATTAACAGATGAAGAAGTAGAAGCACTATATAATCAAGAAGCTTCAGAAACTGTAGGAAAATAG
- a CDS encoding LiaF transmembrane domain-containing protein translates to MKKERVFWGVLFIVAGIFLVISKLGYFEGVNAISLILTVFLVSIIVKSVPRLNFSGILFPIAFIGIIYDKQLGITAITPWTILLAALFGSIGLSMIFNKHVTFLKHKHFCEDYKFEKIDVEDESHVSFRNSFGESIKYINTDKFEQADLNCSFGGMKVYFDNAVMSNETAVVRIDASFSGIELFVPRTWKIEDRTHVFLGGISEKNKSDQIKTNTLILVGDISFAGVEIIYI, encoded by the coding sequence ATGAAAAAAGAAAGAGTTTTTTGGGGAGTTTTATTTATAGTAGCTGGCATTTTCTTAGTTATTAGCAAACTTGGATATTTTGAAGGTGTGAATGCAATTAGTTTAATATTAACAGTTTTTTTAGTTTCAATTATTGTAAAAAGTGTACCACGTCTTAATTTTTCAGGTATCCTATTTCCAATTGCATTTATTGGGATAATATATGATAAACAATTAGGAATTACAGCTATTACACCTTGGACTATATTACTTGCAGCATTATTTGGTAGCATTGGTCTTTCAATGATTTTTAATAAACACGTTACTTTCCTTAAGCACAAGCATTTTTGTGAAGATTACAAGTTTGAGAAAATTGATGTTGAAGATGAAAGTCATGTTAGTTTTAGAAATTCTTTTGGAGAAAGCATAAAATATATAAATACAGATAAGTTTGAACAAGCAGATTTAAATTGTTCTTTTGGAGGTATGAAGGTTTATTTCGATAATGCTGTTATGAGCAATGAAACTGCGGTAGTAAGAATTGATGCTTCTTTTTCGGGAATAGAATTATTTGTACCAAGAACGTGGAAGATTGAGGATAGAACTCACGTATTTTTAGGTGGAATCAGTGAAAAGAATAAAAGTGATCAAATAAAAACAAATACTTTAATATTAGTCGGTGATATTAGCTTTGCAGGAGTAGAAATAATTTATATATAG
- a CDS encoding LytTR family DNA-binding domain-containing protein, with product MKIRIEVDNKIEENEVIIKCNELNEEVKNIQVVLGDMLSSNKSLTFYKGETEYYLSLEEVLFFETEESGICAHTTDNIYNVKYKLYELEELLPGYFMRVSKSTILNTNHIYSITRSLSSASKVEFQNTHKQVYVSRYYYKPLKIKLLEKRK from the coding sequence ATGAAAATACGAATAGAAGTGGATAATAAAATTGAGGAAAATGAAGTAATTATTAAATGTAATGAACTAAATGAAGAAGTTAAAAACATTCAAGTCGTTCTGGGTGACATGTTATCAAGTAACAAGAGCTTAACTTTTTACAAAGGTGAAACTGAGTATTATTTATCATTAGAAGAAGTTTTATTTTTTGAAACTGAAGAAAGTGGTATTTGTGCACATACCACAGACAATATTTATAACGTAAAATATAAGCTTTATGAACTTGAGGAATTATTACCAGGATATTTTATGAGAGTTTCAAAATCGACAATTTTAAATACGAATCATATTTACTCCATAACCCGCAGTTTATCATCAGCAAGTAAAGTTGAATTTCAGAATACTCACAAACAGGTATATGTTTCAAGATATTATTATAAGCCATTAAAAATTAAATTATTAGAAAAGAGGAAGTAA
- a CDS encoding methyl-accepting chemotaxis protein, whose protein sequence is MNLFINLGVKKKLISVFFVICIFIIAIGAEGILSSAKINSNAESMYKNNLMSIENLGEIKGNINDMRATYNRLVFERDKTKLDDYVKVITDIDKKNDQSMSAYEKLITDSEEKKTYADLKSDLAKYVEIRNKTIELARADNYDEAIKISNGDLTTIKNSLLGNIQKSIDANKKVAEQVNQNNTTQFNSVRNLTIIYTAVSFFIILFMSYILSKNIMVPLRKIKELAERLAVYDFSSPILITRKDEFGQTGMALNKAQENVSSLVRAIMENSQDLSAASEELSATVEEISSKAITIDQAVNNIATAMQESSATSEEISASIQEVDSSVNILSSKAMEGSSNANQSKERSMEVKNNSQKAIKETRAIYIEKQEKMQKAIEDGKVVDSIKTMAETIGSIAEQTNLLALNAAIEAARAGEMGKGFAVVAEEVRTLAEQSSEAVINIQDTITKVQLAFNSSISTGGDMLDFINKNVNEQFNNYSEVGNTYYKDSDFVSNMSEEIAAMSEEITATVGQVSQAVQTMAETSQKSSEGAEMIKDSMYETTKAIEQVSLTAQSQAELAQKLNDMVQEFKL, encoded by the coding sequence ATGAATTTATTTATTAATCTAGGTGTCAAGAAGAAACTAATTTCAGTATTTTTTGTTATTTGCATTTTTATAATTGCAATAGGAGCAGAAGGAATATTAAGCTCTGCAAAAATAAATAGTAATGCAGAAAGCATGTACAAAAATAATTTAATGTCCATTGAAAATTTAGGAGAAATAAAAGGTAATATTAATGATATGAGAGCTACCTATAATAGGTTGGTTTTTGAAAGGGATAAAACAAAATTGGATGACTATGTAAAGGTCATAACGGATATAGACAAGAAAAATGATCAAAGTATGAGTGCGTACGAAAAATTAATTACGGATTCAGAAGAGAAAAAAACATATGCTGATTTAAAAAGTGACTTAGCAAAATATGTTGAGATTAGGAATAAAACAATTGAGCTTGCTAGGGCTGATAACTATGATGAAGCAATCAAAATTAGTAATGGTGATCTAACTACAATTAAAAATTCTTTACTGGGGAATATACAAAAAAGTATTGATGCAAATAAAAAAGTTGCAGAGCAAGTTAATCAAAATAATACAACCCAGTTTAATAGTGTTAGAAACTTAACAATAATCTATACAGCAGTATCATTTTTTATTATTTTATTTATGTCGTACATATTAAGTAAAAATATAATGGTTCCATTAAGAAAAATAAAAGAACTTGCAGAGAGACTAGCAGTTTATGATTTTTCAAGTCCAATTTTAATAACAAGAAAAGATGAATTTGGACAAACAGGTATGGCATTAAATAAGGCACAAGAAAATGTAAGTTCTTTAGTAAGAGCAATTATGGAAAATTCACAAGATTTAAGTGCAGCCTCAGAAGAACTTTCAGCAACTGTTGAAGAAATATCCTCTAAAGCAATTACAATAGACCAAGCAGTAAATAATATTGCAACTGCAATGCAGGAATCTAGTGCTACAAGTGAAGAAATAAGTGCTTCTATTCAAGAAGTAGATTCAAGTGTTAATATACTTTCATCAAAAGCCATGGAAGGAAGTAGCAATGCAAATCAATCGAAGGAAAGATCTATGGAAGTTAAAAATAATAGTCAAAAAGCAATTAAAGAAACTAGAGCAATATATATTGAAAAGCAAGAAAAGATGCAAAAGGCTATAGAAGATGGAAAAGTAGTAGATAGTATAAAGACTATGGCAGAAACAATTGGAAGTATTGCAGAACAAACAAATCTACTTGCTTTGAATGCAGCAATTGAAGCTGCGAGAGCAGGAGAGATGGGCAAAGGGTTTGCAGTAGTAGCAGAAGAAGTTAGAACACTGGCAGAGCAATCCTCTGAAGCAGTAATAAATATTCAAGACACTATTACTAAAGTTCAGTTAGCATTTAACAGTAGTATTAGTACAGGTGGAGACATGTTAGACTTTATAAATAAAAATGTTAATGAACAATTCAATAATTATAGTGAAGTTGGTAATACATATTATAAGGATTCAGATTTTGTAAGCAATATGTCTGAAGAAATTGCTGCTATGTCTGAAGAAATTACAGCTACTGTGGGTCAAGTCAGCCAAGCAGTTCAAACCATGGCTGAAACGTCACAAAAATCAAGTGAAGGAGCTGAAATGATAAAAGACAGTATGTATGAAACCACAAAAGCTATTGAACAAGTATCTTTAACAGCACAAAGTCAAGCAGAACTTGCTCAAAAACTTAATGATATGGTACAAGAATTTAAACTTTAG
- a CDS encoding HXXEE domain-containing protein, producing MDNMKVIVWLFPMLFIFHDFEEIIFMQSWICKNRGYLIERFPTLSKRLLSHFDNITTSSFAFGVAEEFILISIITVISYLTNWYTLWVGLFIAFTLHLVIHCMQTLILRKYVPAIITSIICLPICIYVIMHIILLFQFDTIILYSILALMLMLINLVFIHKGMDIFNEWLVKYERQSK from the coding sequence ATGGATAATATGAAAGTAATAGTATGGCTGTTTCCTATGCTTTTTATATTTCATGATTTTGAAGAAATAATTTTTATGCAATCGTGGATCTGTAAGAATAGGGGATACTTAATTGAAAGATTTCCTACCTTATCAAAAAGGCTATTATCTCATTTTGATAATATTACAACGTCATCTTTTGCATTTGGCGTAGCAGAAGAATTTATTTTGATTAGCATAATCACAGTTATTTCTTATCTTACAAATTGGTATACCTTATGGGTAGGATTATTTATTGCATTTACTTTACATTTGGTAATACATTGTATGCAAACCTTAATATTAAGAAAATATGTTCCAGCTATTATTACAAGTATTATTTGCTTACCTATATGTATTTATGTAATTATGCATATAATATTATTATTTCAGTTTGATACTATTATTTTGTATTCTATTTTGGCTTTAATGTTAATGTTGATTAATTTAGTTTTTATTCACAAAGGGATGGATATATTCAACGAATGGTTAGTTAAATATGAACGACAAAGCAAATAG
- a CDS encoding iron-containing alcohol dehydrogenase, which yields MENFRFNAYTEMLFGKGQIEKLPEVLKRYGKNILLAYGGGSIKKNGLYDTIQKLLKDFNIVELSGIEPNPRIETVRRGVELCRKNKVDVILAVGGGSTIDCSKVIGAGYYYAGDAWDLVKNPAKIGEVLPIVTVLTMAATGSEMNRNAVISKMDTNEKLGTGSPKMIPQTSILDPEYLYTLPAIQTAAGCADIMSHIFEQYFNKTTDAFVQDKFAEGLLQTCIKYCPVALKEPKNYEARANIMWASSMALNGLLGSGKAGAWTCHPIEHELSAFYDITHGVGLAILTPSWMRYILSDVTVDKFVDYAVNVWHLEQKEDKFALANEAIDATEKFFKACGIPMTLTELGIDKANFEKMAKAAVEHGALEYAYVSLNAEDVYKILEMSL from the coding sequence ATGGAGAATTTTAGATTTAATGCATATACAGAGATGCTTTTTGGAAAGGGACAAATAGAGAAGCTTCCAGAGGTTTTAAAAAGATATGGTAAAAATATATTACTTGCATATGGTGGTGGAAGTATAAAAAAGAATGGACTCTATGATACTATCCAAAAGCTATTGAAAGATTTTAATATTGTTGAATTAAGTGGTATTGAACCAAATCCAAGAATTGAAACTGTAAGACGTGGAGTTGAACTTTGCAGAAAAAATAAAGTAGATGTTATTTTAGCTGTTGGTGGAGGGAGTACAATAGACTGCTCAAAGGTTATAGGGGCAGGTTATTATTATGCTGGAGATGCATGGGACCTTGTAAAAAATCCAGCTAAAATAGGTGAGGTTTTACCAATAGTGACAGTTTTAACAATGGCAGCTACTGGTTCTGAAATGAATAGAAATGCTGTTATTTCAAAGATGGATACAAATGAAAAGCTTGGAACAGGATCACCTAAGATGATTCCTCAAACTTCTATTTTAGATCCAGAATATTTGTATACATTGCCAGCAATTCAAACAGCTGCAGGTTGTGCTGATATTATGTCACACATATTTGAACAATATTTTAATAAAACTACAGATGCTTTTGTACAAGATAAATTTGCGGAAGGTTTGTTGCAAACTTGTATAAAATATTGCCCTGTTGCTTTAAAGGAACCAAAGAATTATGAAGCTAGAGCAAATATAATGTGGGCTAGTTCAATGGCTCTTAACGGACTTTTAGGAAGTGGGAAAGCTGGAGCTTGGACTTGTCATCCAATAGAACATGAATTAAGTGCATTTTATGATATAACTCATGGAGTAGGTCTTGCAATTTTAACTCCAAGTTGGATGAGATATATCTTAAGTGATGTAACAGTTGATAAGTTTGTTGACTATGCTGTTAACGTATGGCATTTAGAACAAAAAGAAGATAAATTTGCTCTTGCAAATGAAGCAATAGATGCAACAGAAAAATTCTTTAAAGCTTGTGGTATTCCAATGACTTTAACTGAACTTGGAATAGATAAAGCAAACTTTGAAAAGATGGCAAAAGCTGCAGTAGAACATGGTGCTTTAGAATATGCATATGTTTCATTAAATGCCGAGGATGTATATAAAATTTTAGAAATGTCCCTTTAA